A genomic segment from Nicotiana sylvestris chromosome 1, ASM39365v2, whole genome shotgun sequence encodes:
- the LOC138875869 gene encoding uncharacterized protein, with protein sequence MTHQVSAIVHSMASKLEDPDAFTIPCRSANFAKALYDLESSINLMPYSIFNTLGIGQPRPTSMRLQMADRTMKRPLADFVILDCEVDYEVPIILGRPFLVTGKTLVDVEARELTFRVRDEKVVFHVYKSMK encoded by the exons atgactcaccaggttagtgcaatagtgcattcaatggcctcgaagcttgaagatcccgatgctttcaccattccttgcagaAGTGCGaattttgctaaggctctataTGATTTGGAgtctagtatcaatttgatgccataCTCAATTTTCAATACTTTAGGTATTGGGCAAccaaggccgacttccatgagattacaaatggcggatagaacgatgaagagaccattag ctgattttgtgatcttggattgtgaggtggattatgaagttcctatcatattggggagacctttccttgttACGGGGAAGACCTTAGTTGATGTAGAAGCAAGGGAACTTACCTTTAGGGTGCGcgatgaaaaggtggtctttcatgtgtacAAGTCAATGAAGtag